The genomic segment aattatttaactaaataaaattatttaattaaataagaataataaagtttttattttaactttttaacttcttaaaaatagaaaatgccacacacaaaaatagaacaCGATGAATCTTCATGGACCCATTGCAATAACCCAAGGGGCCTAGCTATAGCAATTATGAGCTCAGATCCCAGATGTCTTCCCAGTGTGTAATTATCCCAgtgtaaatatttcattcttgAGGAACCTTCTAGAGGACTAACTCCAACCAACCAACAGAtagcaaaaaatattttagcaaaaggAATGGCAGAGAGCTTTTAATATCTTCAATTGCAGATCTAAGACAAAACAAAGGTGTGGCTCAGAGGAATGgaatgtaaatatttcaaaaagtagaaatgaggcaaataacaacaaaaaaaaaagagagaaagagagagattgagagagagagagaaagagaagggggttGAAGGtggaaaataggggcacctgagtgactcattccgttaagcctctgactcctgatttcggctcaggtcctgatctcagggtcgtgggatcaaaccctgtgttgggctctgtgctcagcagggagtctgtctgtctccctctctctctcttcctctactcctccccctgctcaggcacATGCaaggtctctttctctctaaaataaataaataaaccttttttaaaaaaagagtgagagaatgTGGAAAATAGAAAACTCTGCTTCTTGTCTCTTACGTAATTTGTAACTTGACAGGAATCAGAGCTGAGAAGTCAAGGGGAACCAAAATGTAATGTTAGTGACCTTGTGTTTGGCTAGTTGAGGAATTGAAATCTGGAGAATCAGGAATTATTTGGGGAAATTGCTAATGGAAGAATTGATCTTTGGAGCCTAGATCAATACCCAACAGGTACAGTGGCCACAGCCGTCTCCTCCTCGGCCAGTCTGGGCTCAACTAGCTTCACGAACCTCATGGAGACAGGCCTGGGCTCCTAAAGGCTCCCATGGGTTCCCCTGGTACTACGCCCACTGTGTCCCAGACATGGAGCAAAACCAAGTCCAACTTGGCCTTGCCTCCACTTGCATCCCCAGGGCTCACAATGTTGGGGAGAATAGAGGCACACAGAAATAAGCATTTGCATGGTGCCATGGGAGGGCCAGCTGcatggggcaggaggagagtgGAAGGGCTGCACCCAATAATGGCACCCATGGTGAATCTGACAATATGTGAACTCATTGTTATCCAGTAGGAGAACCAAAGAACAGCCATGGCTGTTTCATTTGGCAGATGTTCCAGATCACCACTCTTGGCACTGGGTGTGCACTTATCAGTAGAAGGGACTTGGTGGCAGCCCCATGGACAACCATCACAGAGAAGCACTCAGGAAAGGGACTCATTAGAATAACTGTGGAAAAGGAGTACGGGGGTGTGACAGTGTATCAATGGTGGCTGGACCCATTCTGAATGTATGTGTTGGAGGGTGGACAGGGGAGCTGGAACCTGAAGAATGAAAAAGTAGGAGCTCTAGACAAGAATGGTTTGTGGGGGAGGATGGAGAGCATTCCAGGTAGAAAAAACAGCACATGCAAAGACCCTGTGGTGAGCAGGAGCATGATGTCAAGGGGAATGAAAAAAGGTCAATGTGGCTGAGGCAGAGAGGGACAGGCTGTTGAGAGAGGAGGCTGGGCAGGTGGGTGAGGCCGGCAGGATGCTGGCATCCAGGTAACATGGGGATTGAAGCTTTTGTTTGCAAGAGAAAATCTCATTCACAGTGGCTCAAACACCGAGAGAAACTGCATCCATCGCTAGCATGTGGCAGCTGAAGGACTGGTTAATTTAGGGACTGGATAAAGTAACTTGGGACTCAGGTTCTTTCTATATTTCTGCTCTGCCTTCATCAGCAAGTTGGTTTTTCCTTAAGCTTGTTCCTCCTTTGGTTACAAGTGGCCACCACAGCTCCAAGCATCGTTTCCAGCCGCAAAATGTCCAGTGGAAGAGGGAGGACTCTTTCGTCTTcagttgtctctctctctctctttttttttaagattttatttatttatttgacggagggagacaaagccagagagggaacacaagcaggggagtgggagagggagaagcaggcttcccgctgagcagggagcccggtgtggggcttgatcccaggaccctgggatcatgacccgagccgaaggcagatgcccaacgactgagccacccaggtacccctctttttttttttttaggatggaaAATCTTTCCTAAAAGCTCCTTGGCCCTCAGATGTGATCTCCCCTCTTCTTAGCCAGAGCTGGGTCCCACACCCATCCCTAAGGCATTTCCCGAGTTGCACTGGATGAAGAGGGATTGCTGGGCCCATGGGGATTTCTCTCTGAGTCACCGCGGAAGGGCGCACACCAGAAAAGATGTGAGGGCTCTGCCAATCCAGCCCCTCCGGCCTCCCCCTAGTTGTGGCCCAAGATGGTCTCTCCTGACCCTGGCACCCACCTGGAGGCAGGGGTTCCTGGAGATGCTGGAAGCGCCCCCACACTACCCAGACATCTCTTCGAGGACCTTCCCCGTAGGCCAGAGGGAGCTGCCTTggcccattttgcagattaggTGAGGCCTTCTTTTGGGTAGTcagcaaacaagaaaacaatggaacAGGGCTTGGCCCTGGGGTGAGGCTGGGAGATGctgagggtgagagggagaagaccTGTCCCACCCTTGGGAGGGATCCCagatgggagaagagaaaggtcACTTGACCAGAGCTGCACCCCCAGAGGGCCCTGGGCCAAAGCGGGGCGCCACACGACGGTTGCTCCCCGCCGGAGGGCCGTGGAAGACCTCTCGGGAAGCCGGCCTTGAGTCAACGCGGGAAGGAAAGACTACGCTTTTCCCTCTTGTCTCCCCAGAACTGGGAAGTGTAATCAATATTTTTGAATGGAAACGGCTTGGCTACCTATGTGCTCGTCCCAAGACAGTAAGACCCTCCCGGGTGGAGGGAATAACGCGTGCAAAGACgcggaggtggggaaggggcagccgGCGTCACCAGCCGCGGTGTGGCAGGGGTCCGGATGAAGGGGGCCGCCAGCCCCGGCGCCAGGGCCGCGCCTTATCCTGTGGCAACtgtgagtcacccaggagccggGCGTACCCAGGGCTGGTGTCGCGTGCGTGGACACgtgctggagttgggggggggaacTAAGTTTGCGGGAAGTCTAGTCCCTCTACGCCCCTGTGGGACCAAAAGGCCGACCTCCGTCCCGGAACGGAAAGTCTTGCTGTGTCCAAGCGGGAAAGGGGGCTCGCGGGCGGGgtcgcgcgcgcgcgcacactgCCCGGTTCCCCGACTTCACGCCCACGTGCACCGCCCGGTGCGCCGCTGCTCCTCCCCCAGGGGGCGTGTCATGGGCGGGGCTCCGCTCCCCCGGCGGCCGCGCGGAACGCTCTGAAGTCCAGCCCGCCGGGCGCGGCTGTTCCGGGCGCGTTCTAGCCTTCCCGGTCTTGCCCGGTGACTCACCGCCGGGTGGGGCCGGCGCACAAACACCccgcagggggtggggggagacagaagTCTCGCTCCTGCGACTCCGCGTCGTCCCCGAGAGCCCTGGTCACCCTAGGTCCTCGAAGGCGCCCGGCGCTGGGATGTTTCGatgctcccagcctccaggagcaGGTCGCGGGGAGAAGTTCCCGAAGCCCCACCCCTTGGAGCCCCTCGCCCCCACCCTGAGCTGAGCCCCTCGAGCATCTGGGGACCCAGCATCGTCTCCTAGCAGGGGCGGGGTTCCCGGAGCTGGGGGAGCGGTTTGGGAATGGGGGACGCGGTGGCTCCTGAACAGAGTGGGAGGCACACATACCTCTTTGAACTTCGGATAAGGGAGCGTCTGGATTTGCGTTGAGATCATGGGAAAAGAATTCTCGAATAGTCTGTCTGGGTTTCAGAATTTGGAATGCCAGAACTCTGGATGTCCGGGCTGGGTTTCTGGATACGGGGGCTCAGCTCCAGGCGAGAGAGAGCTGGGCCCAGCTTGTGGGGAGGCATGAAGTGGACACAAGGTAGGAACAAGTGCTTTAATAAGGCAGCAGGCCAACGGCCTGCCAGAGCTCAGGGCCTGGAGGGCAGTCATCCATGTCTCCCTTCTGTCATTACATGAAGCCTAATTTTTTCCCAAGACCTGAGAAAGTCTCAGAGGTCTGGTTAGCAGTCTTGTCGATGGTTTCCTGGGTGGATTTGGCCACCTGGTCCATggctggggaaggaaaggagaaaccaGATGAGGGCCTCGCCCTGGGAACCAGAGCCCTGTAGGGTTAGCCTGGCCTGGGTCTCCATCCCCAGGAAGCAATGTGGGCAGAGGGGCTCCGGAGGAGAGGGCATTTCTGGGTGAGGGCTGAGTAGGGTGGGGAGTGTGCTGGGGCTGCCCACCCTCCTGCCCACCAGCCCACCAGACCTTTCTGTCCTGCTTCTGTGGCCTGATCCACCACTTGCTGAGCCGTTGCTCCTGCTGCAGTCGCTGGAACAGAGAGATGTGGCCTTTAGCCCCTATTGAGACACTGCTGACCACAGGGGCCCCACCATTGCTACCCCCCATCTGTTCTCTAGAGTAGTCTGTCCTACAGGCCCAAGGGACGAATGCCATCCAAATAAAGTCCTTTGACTAAGGCCATCCAGCCAGCGAGGCACAGGAGCCCTTTCCATGCCTCTAGGGTGTTCTTAGTTATTTATAACTCTGGGCTCCTCCCCTCTGGCCTGCTTCTCTTCCCAACTCTAGGATTGCGGAGAAAATCTCCCAACAGAGGCTGGAGCCGGCATCTGGGCTGTCGCTGCTCCTGGGCATGGCCCAGGAGGAACCCTATCCCCCTTTCACAGTGTCTCCTGCAGAAGCCTGGCCCAGATGCCTGGCTTCCCACCTGTAGTGCATGGGACTCCACTTTGGCAAGAGGCCCTCTCCTGTGCCTCGCCCCAGAGGCACACAAGCCATGATGCTAGTGCCTCCGTGGGTGGGCAACTGGAGGCATTAGGAAGTGAAGTCCAGAGAGGAGGTGACACGTCCAAAGTCAGGCCATGTCCTCTGGACCAGAGTTTGTGCCTGTGGTGAACAGGGTTTCCAGGGGCTCAAGTGGGTCCCACCTGCTGGGTGAGCAGACAAGTGGCTCCAGCCTCCAGAGATCTGACTCATCCTTGCTGCTGAACAGGAAAGAACCTGCTTTACTCAGACCCTGGGCCAGGGAGGTGTGGAGGGCTCAGGCAGGCCCTGGGTCTGTGGCTCACAAagctccccacacacacacacacaccttcctgtCTCCCTCGGGGCCTTATATGACAGAACCAGTCAGGGCCACAGAATGAGCCCTTGCACCCAacttacagatggggaaagtgaggcccagaaGGAAGGGGCCTGTAGACAGGCTTCCTGGTAGCATTTTAGTTTCAGGGAAACAACTGTCCGAGTTCCCAGGGCACTGGTGAAGGAGGGAGTTAGTTTGACTGTTGTCTGTTGACTGGGATATGTGCAGGACAGACTGGGAGCTGGAGTCCCTAGGGAGGCTAAGCCGGGACTGGAAGAGCTGCAGCTGGTGGGCCCAGGGGTCTCCTCACACTCCCTAGCCCCAGTCTACCCTACCCCATGCCGCTGGGTAACCTCAGGTCTGAGGAGGAGAGAGCTGGAGGTGGAGAAACAAGGCTGCGGACCTGCCctctggggtgagggtggggagtcCCTCTGGGTGAAGACTTAGAAGGAACGATTATTTTtcggggggggggcgtgggggaggtgggggggctcAAAACAActcaggggtggggcaggggcgggaAGCCGCTTCCACCATTCCGTCCAGTCCAGTGTGCCTCTGAGACCCCAGCGGGCAGAGGTGCATCTCGGAGTGCGCAGCCGCAACGGGCTCTCTCCGTGGACCTTCACCCTCCCCAAGGGACCGAGGTGGGGCCGCTCAGGATCAGGGTGGGGCCGGTCCCCGCCTGCTCAGTCTCCTCATATTGGTTCCTGGCAATGCCCAAATCGGGCCCCGAACCCTCGGGCACCGCTGTTCCCCACCTGCCTCAAGGCATCAGCCCCTAGACTGAGTGGGGTGGGCGTCCAACCGGGTCCCTGCATCTCAGAGGAGGGCCCTCCCGAACCCGAGCCGCCCACCAGCTTTCGGGATGCGCAGCCCGGGGCTTCTGCCTCCGTGAGTGCAGCCGCGTGCCCCTGCATGTGCCCCAGGTCGCGCGCCCTCCTCACCCGCTTCCTGGGCCGTCCCCTGCACTTGCTGCTTCAGGTCCTGCAAGCCCTTGCTGGCCATGGCTGCGCGGGGTCTGCGAAGTCGTCTAGGGTAGCCGCAGCGATGTTAGATCCGGTTCACCTTGCAGCGACCAGAGCGCCAGCTCTGGTTTTTAAGGCGCCCCGGGGCCGGCCCGCCCAGCGCGGGGCGGGGAAGAGGGGGGCGCAGGGCGTTTCCCAGCAGAGCGGCTCTGGGGACTGACCTGGCCCTGCTCCAGGCTCCACCATCCGGAGAGCACGTGCCGGCCTCCGGCGGGCGGCGTTCAGAAAGCGGCAGTCCCCACCAGGGTCTGAAGAGGGGCGAGGGGCTGCAGAGGGGTTGGGTCGGGGTCCAGAGACGGGCTGGAGTAGAAGGGGGGCGCACAAACCCCCCTCCCCGTCGGCCCGACCCTTCGTCCGTGACCCTGAGGATCCGGTGGGCACTGGGTCAGCGCCAGGTCAGAATCTCAAGGCTGGAATTGACATTAATAATAGCAGCGGCcttttactgagcatttacctAGTGCCAGGCGCTGCCCTAAGGCTTTACAGCCTCTTGTATAATCTTTACAACAGCTTCGTGAAATGGGTGTTATTAGCAGTTTATAGgaacaaactgaggcacagagggcgCGTTAGGTCTCACCCAAACTCACATGGCAGGCAGGGACTCGAATCCGCCTCGGTGGGCTGTAAACCCTAAGGCCCCGACAACCGCCAAGGCGGCTGTCCCCACACACTCGGCCGGGACACTGCAGACTGGCCAGCTGCCCTGATGCTACTGGGaccaggcaggggcagaggggagagtcGAGGAAATCCCTCTCACAGAGGGGGAGTCACTGGCGAGCGCCTCTGGGGAGGAAGCAGCCCAAAGTGGAGGGGGACAACCGAGAGGGCCGCTGTGTGCGCCCAGCCCAGGCAAGGAGAGCCCTACCTTAGGTCACCAAACCCCTACGAGTTGGACGGGGGGCAAGGTTCAGAGAGGGCAGGGACGCTCCCCAGGCCACACAGCGAAGAAGGGAGTAGCCGAGCCTCAGACCACTGAGGTCACCTTTCCCAGGATGGGGCGCGCACTGGATGTGGTGACCACCCGGGGGCGCTGGGAGAGGAGTTAGAGGCCCAGGCGCCAGTCGGGGAGCCAGGAATCCCGAGGACAGCAAAATGACCCAAGAGGCATGACCCCCTGGCACCCAAGTGTGCTCATCAGGCCTCCACCCCGCCCCGCGTTCTTCCACTCCAGAGCCAGCCTGCGGAGCCTGGAGGCCACCGCCGCACTCCCTTGTGCGTTTTGGTGCGGCGGCTCGACCCTCTCTCTAGTGCTTACTCTCTGGTTCTCCCCCGGCCGCCCCGGGCCGGTCTCTGTGCCTCTGTGGGAGTCTTCCCGATTCTGGAGCCCTGGGAAGACCCCGCCTACCCAGGTCCACTCTGCTGGCCCATACCCTGCCTCTAATACGGGAgaggagggggggggggcggaggccaGGGGGGTAAACCGCAGAGCGTCAGCCACGGCGTGGAGTTATCTGGaagcacgcgcgcacacacagtGAGAATAG from the Halichoerus grypus chromosome 7, mHalGry1.hap1.1, whole genome shotgun sequence genome contains:
- the ADIRF gene encoding adipogenesis regulatory factor, which codes for MASKGLQDLKQQVQGTAQEAATAAGATAQQVVDQATEAGQKAMDQVAKSTQETIDKTANQTSETFSGLGKKLGFM